One window from the genome of Salvelinus sp. IW2-2015 linkage group LG30, ASM291031v2, whole genome shotgun sequence encodes:
- the LOC111954815 gene encoding protein FAM135B-like has protein sequence MSEVQGTLEFSVELHKFHNVDLFQRGFYQVRAGLKVSPRVPHRLIATTPGNAGDCSFSSAAVHDGVHEDTTVFSRIFQILYRNEEVNVDDRMLFKVHLLLDGERRAHTWHGRLCXLLLVVHXGVRSYYTTLMKEIPQLDQVEIEELPVEETLNQLTIELQLQXGHEKVAEQISRDLTLLCSQLSALWTRFLEAAVPNTHILAHLAQEHHTLRVRRFSEAYFFTEHPKETSLTFQEDLINRHGQIAVEVRNSNYLTRMPPLPVECLDIDGDWNSLPIILEDRYVESPRTDWGSYAPTHLPTSEQTIPKPPVNDANISLPALDQLASSPAIPTQEPKDSEATYRSLIGEQSTSIITDKIGSPSIETPDPDQAGTDRGEPVQPGDPEEQTETEEISEESPGLGLRFLTVRPTDVDLFRGEAVLMFSSNHKHCTDPQHTSNSEDTTWKDLENHQDIITQRYQNIISTGIDLDVEEKDVAIDTDSKDVPLSSLTTNXQAPLKDHPLTPPLPTDLRRELANRGVGVGGSKILNRSPSVISDSGIESEPSSMAWPLDVYRTGGGRPLEESLVLQRLARRHPAHRSSLEGLQTESGNSGGSLPSGGGGSAGIQASLTSISSLPYEDDEEQRNQLSKLTKSVSAPQISSPEDTEEDKGGAEEEVDTESEGTSGYQDHEDGYTTISTAATNVTTGGLIRHLESLSEVNHSSLEDIQEGELPEVGLFDWGAAPSPPQQVTRAHQESGCDLKETLRSNESALPEALSDTQDMKAVLSGISRVPEVLLFQQYVEGHDDVKDPAIVRQMEDKNHHRXDSSGVLNSVDPGLCEVEIAPCTCETKPCEHDSSVLVDDVKDNPVRDDCQSLHQIGLNDLVDQERLDHHQTPSQSLHRVGLRDLVVVSQRKSLHDPRPIPSIPNHTERPIHLLGLIANDTARPDDLIGLPANEREQLDLNGQTKPAKIPSSSGSGTGSGSSSGSNSGSGLSFMNRKMVEVVNMSVSCAPTCLPFSSVVRDSPSISGISTRQAASPITHQPLGSFGIISSSSSNALGPDDETKERMLHFYRSKEDLVKELVFQATLYSDLPHLASDLPYFPPEEEDEEFEDGIHLVVCVHGLDGNSADLRLVKTFIELGLPGSRLDFLMSERNQTDTFADFDTMTDRLLDEIIQHIQLYNLTIGRISFIGHSLGNVIIRSVLTRPRFRCYLIKLHTFLSLSGPHLGTLYNNSTLVSTGLWLMQKLKKSGSLLQLTCRDHTDPRKTFLYLLSQKPGLQFFKNVVLVASPQDRYVPFHSARIEMCRTALKDRTTGPVYTEMINNLLQPLVGAKDCRLIRQNVFHALPNTANTLIGRAAHIAVLDSELFLEKFFLVAGLNYFK, from the exons ATGTCTGAAGTACAGGGAACGTTGGAGTTTTCTGTAGAGCTGCACAAGTTTCACAATGTGGATCTCTTCCAGAGAGG ATTCTACCAGGTCCGAGCAGGGCTMAAGGTCTCTCCTCGTGTACCACACAGGTTGATAGCAACAACACCAGGGAATGCAG GTGACTGTAGTTTCAGCTCTGCGGCGGTCCATGATGGGGTCCATGAGGACACTACGGTGTTCAGCCGGATCTTCCAGATCCTCTACCGAAACGAAGAGGTCAACGTCGATGACCGCATGCTCTTCAAGGTCCACTTGTTGCTGGACGGGGAGAGG AGAGCTCACACGTGGCATGGTAGACTCTGTCYCCTCCTACTGGTGGTACACKGAGGCGTACGCTCCTACTACACCACTCTGATGAAGGAGATACCACAGCTGGACCAAGTGGAAATAG aggagctaCCTGTGGAAGAAACATTAAATCAGCTCACAATAGAATTACAG cTGCAGGSGGGCCATGAGAAGGTAGCAGAACAGATCAGTAGAGATCTCACCCTGCTCTGCTCCCAGCTGTCGGCTTTGTGGACCCGCTTCCTGGAGGCTGCCGTACCCAACACACATATCCTGGCCCACCTGGCccaggaacaccacacactcagG GTCAGGCGGTTTTCAGAGGCATACTTCTTCACAGAACACCCCAAAGAGACATCCCTGACATTTCAAGAGGACCT GATCAACAGACACGGTCAGATAGCTGTGGAGGTGCGTAACTCCAACTACCTGACCAGGATGCCACCGTTACCTGTAGAGTGCCTGGACATTGACGGAGACTGGAACAGCCTGCCTATCATCTTRGAAGACAGATATGTAGAGTCTCCACGGACAG ATTGGGGATCATATGCACCAACACATCTGCCCACCAGTGAGCAGACCATCCCCAAGCCTCCTGTCAATGATGCAAACATTAGTCTTCCTGCCCTGGACCAGCTCGCCAGCTCACCAGCAATACCAACCCAGGAGCCTAAAGACAGTGAGGCTACGTACAGGTCTCTCATAGGAGAGCAGAGCACCAGCATTATTACTGACAAGATAGGTTCTCCATCTATTGAGACTCCAGACCCAGACCAGGCAGGAACAGACCGGGGAGAGCCAGTCCAGCCAGGGGATCCAGAAGAGCAGACTGAGACAGAGGAGATCTCAGAGGAGAGCCCTGGTTTAGGCCTGAGGTTCCTTACAGTCAGACCCACTGATGTGgatctgttcagaggagaggcAGTGCTGATGTTCTCCTCCAACCACAAACACTGTACAGACCCACAACATACTTCTAACAGTGAAGACACGACTTGGAAAGACTTGGAGAACCACCAGGACATCATCACACAGAGATACCAGAACATTATCAGTACAGGAATTGACTTGGATGTAGAAGAGAAGGACGTTGCTATAGACACCGACAGCAAGGATGTTCCTCTGAGCAGTCTAACCACTAACRCCCAGGCTCCACTCAAAGATCATCCCCTCACGCCCCCTCTACCTACAGACCTGAGGAGAGAACTGGCCAACCGAGGGGTGGGGGTTGGTGGCTCCAAGATCCTAAACCGCTCCCCCTCCGTCATCTCCGACTCTGGCATCGAGAGCGAGCCCAGCTCGATGGCCTGGCCCCTGGACGTTTATCGGACGGGAGGAGGGCGCCCTCTGGAAGAGAGCCTGGTACTGCAGCGCCTGGCGAGGAGACACCCGGCCCACCGCAGTTCCCTGGAGGGRCTGCAGACAGAGAGCGGAAACAGCGGGGGCAGCCTGCCCAGTGGAGGGGGTGGCAGCGCTGGCATCCAGGCCTCCctcacctccatctcctccctgccCTACGAGGACGACGAGGAACAGAGGAACCAGCTCAGTAAACTGACCAAGTCTGTCTCAGCTCCTCAGATCTCCAGCCCTGAGGACACAGAGGAGGACAAGGGGGGAGCGGAGGAGGAGGTAGACACGGAGAGCGAGGGGACCAGCGGGTACCAGGACCAYGAGGATGGATACACTACCATCTCCACTGCTGCCACTAATGTAACGACTGGGGGTTTGATCAGACACCTGGAGTCCTTATCCGAGGTTAACCACTCCTCTCTGGAGGACATCCAGGAGGGAGAGCTGCCTGAGGTTGGTCTGTTTGACTGGGGAGCAGCTCCCTCACCACCCCAGCAGGTGACCAGAGCTCATCAGGAGAGTGGTTGTGATCTTAAAGAAACTCTTAGATCTAATGAATCTGCTCTGCCAGAGGCCCTGTCAGACACTCAGGACATGAAGGCAGTCTTAAGTGGCATTAGTCGAGTTCCTGAAGTCTTGTTGTTCCAACAGTATGTTGAAGGTCATGATGACGTGAAGGATCCAGCTATAGTCCGTCAGATGGAGGATAAGAACCATCACAGAGYAGATAGCAGTGGTGTGTTAAACTCAGTTGACCCAGGTCTCTGTGAAGTAGAGATTGCCCCCTGTACCTGTGAGACCAAACCCTGTGAACATGACAGCAGTGTGCTGGTGGATGATGTGAAGGATAATCCAGTCAGGGATGACTGTCAGAGTCTCCATCAGATTGGGTTGAACGACCTTGTTGACCAGGAACGGCTGGATCATCACCAGACTCCGTCCCAGAGCCTCCATCGGGTCGGGTTGCGTGACCTAGTGGTGGTCTCACAGAGGAAGAGCCTCCATGACCCCAGGCCTATCCCCTCTATCcccaaccacacagagagacccaTCCACCTCCTAGGCCTTATTGCCAATGATACTGCCAGGCCTGATGACCTCATAGGGCTCCCGGCCaatgagagagagcagctggatcTCAACGGTCAGACCAAGCCGGCTAAGATCCCCAGTAGCTCGGGGTCAGGGACGGGCTCGGGGTCAAGCTCAGGGTCAAACTCAGGGTCAGGCCTATCCTTTATGAACAGGAAGATGGTGGAGGTGGTGAATATGTCTGTGTCCTGCGCTCCGACCTGTCTTCCCTTCTCCTCCGTTGTRCGGGACTCACCGTCCATTAGCGGCATCTCCACTCGACAAGCCGCATCCCCCATTACCCATCAGCCCCTGGGCTCCTTCGGCATCATCTCTTCATCCTCGTCCAATGCCCTGGGGCCAGATGACGAAACAAARGAGAGGATGCTGCA TTTCTACAGGTCCAAAGAGGATCTGGTGAAGGAGCTGGTATTCCAGGCAACCCTGTACAGTGACCTCCCTCACCTGGCCTCCGACCTGCCCTACTTCCCccctgaggaggaggatgaggagtttGAGGATGGCATACACCTGGTCGTCTGTGTCCACGGCCTTGATG GCAACAGTGCAGACCTTCGCCTGGTGAAGACCTTCATAGAGCTGGGATTACCAGGGTCCAGACTGGACTTCCTCATGTCTGAGAGGAACCAG ACTGACACGTTTGCAGATTTTGACACCATGACGGACAGGCTACTAGACGAGATTATCCAGCACATTCAGCTGTACAACCTCACCATTGGACGGATAAG TTTCATCGGTCACTCTCTGGGGAACGTGATCATCCGGTCTGTTCTGACGAGGCCTCGGTTCCGCTGTTACCTGATCAAACTGCACACCTTCCTGTCTCTGTCCGGACCACACCTGGGAACGCTGTACAACAACAGCACGCTGGTCAGCACAG GTCTGTGGCTGATGCAGAAGCTGAAGAAATCCGGATCGTTGCTGCAGCTTACCTGCAGAGATCATACCGATCCTCGGAAAACTTTCCTCTATCTCCTCAGCCAGAAACCAG GGCTCCAGTTCTTCAAGAATGTGGTGTTGGTGGCATCGCCTCAGGACAGATATGTTCCCTTCCACTCTGCCAGGATAGAGATGTGCAGGACTGCACTCAAAGACAGGACCACAG GTCCAGTGTACACAGAGATGATCAACAACCTGCTCCAGCCGTTGGTGGGGGCTAAAGACTGTCGTCTGATTCGCCAGAATGTGTTCCATGCCCTGCCCAACACCGCCAACACTCTGATTGGCCGAGCCGCTCACATCGCCGTGCTCGACTCTGAACTCTTCTTGGAGAAGTTCTTCCTGGTAGCAGGGCTCAACTACTTTAAATAG